CTGTGGCACTGAAAGAGCTGGGCATCTTGCCATGTGGATACAGACGTGGATAACAGGACAGGAGGCTACAGAACCCATGCACTCCCAACCCAGGTCTGGCTGGAGGGGCTCTGAGCCTCTCTTTGCAAAGCCCTTCCCCACAAACAGGCCTGGCAGTTGCAGAAGTACCTCTGATGTGGTAGCATTGCTCCTCCTCGCTCCACACCATCCTGCTGCACCAGTACTGAGCCACGGCCCCCACCAGCTTCCATCCTCCATTCTCCCTGAACAGCTTCTGGTCCTGGAAGGAGCCAAAGCCAGAGAAAagcagggatggggaagcaTGAGGGAAATTCAGAGAGGTCTAGACTCAGCCAAAGCAACGGAGCTATAAGAAAATGcacagagcaggggaaaaaggcagaaaactggCCTGACTTGAGCCAATAGGATGCTGAGCCACCCACTGAGGATCAAGAATCGGAGGAGGAGACAAAGAAAGGATCCCAGGGTGCTACTGGCAGTTCCGACAGGAGCAGATAACTGCAGAGTTTCTCTGAGAAGGGAGAGCAACAGTCATCAGATGCCCTGCAGGCGTTACCACCAGGCCTTCTGTGTGGCACACGCTCCCGTTACCTGCGTGGTGTAATAATACTGCTCAAAGGCCATCAAAACATCCCCAGTGATGTGAATTTCTTGGGCTCCATAGATGTCCTCAGGACACACCTCCTGGCCAGTGGCTGCACACTCCCATGGGAACTTAGCACCCTGCTGGGAGAAGATACTCATGGAGCTGCTAAACACAACCTCTCCTGACACAACCTGCAGGCAAAGCCCAGCCCACAGCCTCTGGCTAAAGATAGAGCCatagaggaagaagaaagtcaAACTGTCCTGGGTGACATTGGCTGGGCTGCACTGTCCCCAGCCCAACAGCCCTGTCCCCACCTTGTAGCCTTGCTCCTCTGCATTGCGTAAGGCTCCTTCCAGCATGCGAATTCGGTACTCTAAAATGGCTCGGGCAGCCTCAGGGTAAAACAGCAGGATGTTCGGGAACACCCAGGTGTCCTGAAAACATCCAAGCAAAGCAAGGTGGTGAAATTGGCTGGTTGGGCACCCAACTGCTCCCACCAGTTCAAGTCCACCCCCATTCCTGAATGCTCTGACCAtgactttgctgctgcttaaaGGTGCTGTCACATTCGCTCACTAAAAGGTCTGTTTCTGCCCTGAAAAGCGCATCTAGGCATCCATACCTTCTATCCTCTGCTAGCCACCCCCCGGTATCTTAATAGGATAATCTCAGTGGGACCCTCAGCATGCAAAAGAGGGGAGGTAGGAGTCCTCCAAAAAGCCAAAGGCTCTGGGTGGGTCAAAAAGAAGGCCCACAGGACTAAAAAGCCTTTGCCCGTTTGAAAGACCAAGCTGGGTTCAGCacagggggctcagcaccatcTAGCCGTATTTCTCACTCATGTTATGCGTTAAATATTCAACTGCAGAGCTGCATGCTCATTCGGTGCAGCTGTCTCCAAGGGCAGCTCTGAGATTCTGGTTAGGGCAAAACTGCCCGTATGGACTGGTTTGCTGAGTACACACCAAACCTCCCCCAGAAAGttgaaaacatagaaaatgcttgctttttcaATAGTTACCTCAAGCACAATAGGGTTTGCTGATGCCACCAAAGCTGGGAGGATTTCAGGCTGGTTTCAACTTATTTCCCGTATGTTAGTGGCCCTGCTTTAAACTAGACACTGAAGTTCCCTTTGCTTTGGCCTCCCTTAGGTGAGCGACCTATCTTAGTATGGGGAAGAGAGCTGCCCTGCCGTGGGATCCCTCTTGGCCTCTCACCCCCACTGCCTACACACCAACACCAGCCTTCTAGCTTGGCTTTAGGCAATTAACTTTTGAGTTAGAGGAGATAACTAACATGAGTAATTCCTAGGATGGAGCTGAGCCTCAGTAGTTGTTAACGAAGGAGAAGCAGGATGCTCTCCTACaagaggctggtgccaagatACCCCTACCATCAGCAAGGAGGCGAGCAACCTCATGCCGAGTTTTCTCCATCCCAGTTACTGTTCAAAGCCCCAGGGTGAACCAACAGCACAGCTTCGACGCACCTGGTCCCAGAAGACGTGCCCCCAGTAGTCCTCGCCCCGGGTACCGTTGGACAAGCCGCCAGGGCTGATGCCATGGAATAGGAAACCCGGGCTGTCCCGGGGAGGGATGGCGCTCAGTAGGTAATACAGACACCCGTAGAGGGCCTGCCTTAGAAGCAGAGGGCCATCCAGGTCGATGCAGCACCCTCGCCACAGTGTGTCCCAGGCACGGGTGTGGGAGGAATGCAGGGAGCCAGAGGCAATGAGGGCCAGCCCCTCGCTGTAGCTCCTCTTCACCTCCTCTTCGCTTTCAGCCACTGCTGTCAGGAACTCCCAGGATcgctcctgctcctccccacGCAAGGTCAGGGCTTGTGGCACAGGAGTCCAGAGCATATGAATAGTGGGCCGGGGTCCCCCCTCTACCTCAGGAACCAGCGTCTTCCCATAGACATAGCTGCAGGGGATGGCAAGCAACAGGGAAAAgtaagagcagagcagaagtgcAAATCCACCCATGCAGGGTGAACCACcagctgattttttcccctgttcccACCTAGGAAAGAAGCTCCCTTGTCCCCATActtcagctcagctgcagtCCCAATCCCAAACTGCAGAAGACTGAgattcaccacaactctctcacagggtccccagccccaccaagCCATTTTTAGAGGTTATCTCCTCCAAGCTCAGCATCTTCCCCAAACTCGTTTCTTTGTAATCACATATAGTCCCCATGGCCTCTGATGCTCTTGTGTGTCAGCGTAGGTAATAATTTTGGCATTGCAATTTATAAAAGtgtttctatatattttatatataattaaaaaatcgatatatatgtgtgtgtatatttatacatgtgtacgtatgtatatataaacacactTTTCATTCCTCTCAGGAAGAAGTAAATTTGCACAAGCCTCAACAATACTTGTAATTTCATTCTAGCTCTAgccttattttttcagtttcctatCTGGGAACAAGGCAACATGCTACAATCTACAAAGGATTTGTTCCAGGCCAGGCTCCTGCCTGTGATGCAAACTCACTGTGCTCCCTGGAAGTCCTCTCCTTGGTACAGGTCCAAGTCCTGGCTCTTTGGCACAAAAGGAGTCTGGAGCTGCACTGTGATGGGTTGGCCAGTGTGAGCTGACCGCCGGATGGTGATGCTGAAAGCCATCAAGTGAACAAGGGAATGGTGAGCGTAGATTTGATGGGTGGCTGTATAATCGGTTGACTGAAGCACATGGCTGAAGGTTCCTGTAAGCACAAGAGTCAGCCTTTTTAGCTGTCAGGTCCTGATGTTCTGCCTCAGACTACCATTTCTACCTTATTTACTGGTTCCTATTGGCAAAGGAACAGTCCAGATCCAGGCCAGAACACAGGTTTTGACTGGACAACACTGTTAACACACTAAATCTGACCAAGCTGGTGAGGAATGGTTtcgttatatatatatatatacacatatatatatatatattttaaccaGGTTTCACCATTAAACAGTCTTTACTGAGCCTGGCTCCAGCAAGGGTTGAGATATAATCTGAAAATCGCCTGCTCTTATTCTCCACTTATTCCAACGTAATTTAATGAGAGTAATGTGGGAAAGGAAAGTCTTCTGCATGTCTTGTGCATGAATGAAAGTGCCCATTTCATTCAATACATACCACTACTTAGAGAAgatttgcttctgaaaataaatgaatttagtACTCTGTAAAGCTAAATCCTGAAATCTGCAAAATTAGCATTCACAGAGGGATCAGCAAAAAAACCCTCCTCACCTTTCTTCCAACTACACTTTCTAGTGTATGACATCAAGgtcagagctggctgctgtccAAAGGCAAGAGCAAACAATGCCATATCCATTTCTGGTTCCTTTACAAACACGTTGTGGGGTTCACTTAACAACCATGAGCTAGCTGCTTCCAGAATAAATGCCTGCACCTGAACCAAACGGTTAGACACCTATGACAGTCAGTGAAATCCAGGGTATGATTCATTTAATCTCTTTATAAAATTTGAATTGATTGATCAAATCTCCTTTCCCAACAAAACTACTTATCTGTTCTGCACAAGAACTCCAGCACTGACTGCACCTAAAGCAAGGAATTCTACTGCTGGGTGGAGATGACATCCTTCACAGACCTATTTGGTACACACTGAGCCATGGGTGAGCGGAGAGCGGGGAGAAGAATGACGTGACCTCCTGGAAGAGGCAAGGAGGCTTAACTTCTAGAAGAGGATGGCCAGCAGTCGGAGAGAAAGAGCAAAGGGTGCAGATGATGCAGGTAGGAAAAGAGGCTGCAGGACAGGGACACCTTCTCTGTGCTTTGCTCTTTACCCGTCCGGGTGTTCAGGGTGAAGGTCTCAGCCAGGCTGTCTGCACCAGGCACAGTCATCCTCACACTGAGGGGGCTGGGGACGTCAGCACGGTGCGTGTCGCCCACCGCTCCGTTGTACACCCCGTTGACGTGGAGGATGTCACGGTACACACGGGTGCCGAGGTACGCATTGGTCACCGTAGCAAGTAGACGCTGGTCTGAGGGCAAACAAGTGGTGGTGAACACAGCAGGGTCCTCCTTGCCATCAGTCATTTTTACCAGTCCAAGCTGcggaacaaaaataaaaaagtaagagtCATATAAAAAGGGCTGGATAGAGCAATCCCAACACAGACCAAGTTGGTGCATGGCTGAGCGAGGCTGTGGGGGATGCCAGCTGAAAACGGTGGCTGCAAATCGCCCCTCTTTGCACAACCTTCCTACTCATCTGTTTCCAGCCTTGCTATGTTCCTAGGGGCtctatttcctttattttcccctctgatCACCACCAGCACCTCCAAGCCACGGTTTTCCTCCATCCCAGTGCCTCAGGTGGGTCAGCTCCACCCAGGTTCATTTCCTCCTGTGTAGCTTCCTTTTTGGCAGACATCTcccagccaggcagggcagctTCTCTAACTTACCCAGATCTTGCGTGCTCAATGCTTTTGTCGCTTCTCCAGTTCTTCCCCTTTCACTTCCCTTTCCATGCTAGTATCTCACCACTTTCTCCCAATACATCACATCACACAAcaatcttcctcttcctcccaacATTATTCCACAACATTACtgaatattcttttattctttatccTCGAGGTACCTCCACACTTCCCTTCCCTCTTGCATCTCTAGCCCCATTTCAGTTACTGGCTTGCTGGGgaaggaacattttatttatttatttatatatacatatacacatataaagaGAATATTGCAAAAGTGAGTTGCAGCTGGTGCCTCGCAACATTAGGCACTGCATTAATATAAGAAATGATAGAAGTGGAGCACGGACAGGCTCTCCGAGCAGAGGGGGGACACCAGCTCTGGGCAGTACCTGAAAGCTGTCCCCACGGGCTGCCCAACCGCACTCGGGGACAACTCAGTTGGCTCACGTCAGGCGGTGCCCGCGATCaaatcacaagaaaaaacactcctgcctgcctgcagggagggagtttaaaaaaaaaaaaaaaaaaaagaggtctgGGAAGTTCGGAGATTTGACCTTGCCTTTCATGTCAGGCTGTTAGCGGACTCTGACCGTGCAGGCTGCTGCCGTGGGGCCCTGGTGGAGGGAGGATGACGGAAGTTGCCCAActgagaagggaggaaggaaataacTCCTCCcgcctttccccttccttaatAACAACCTGGTTGACACGTAGGTATTTGCCTAGATAAGCTCACTGCCTGGCAATGGGGCTGCCTCGAGCACCAGGAAAGAGGGACCGAGACAAAAAGTTCGTCAGCTGAAAGCTGTCCAAGAAATTTAGCAAtgagcacagccctggcagaCGGCCACCATTGCTCTCCATTGAGAGAGCAGCACAAAAACCTCTGCAGAAGGAATTGTGGCTGACAACTGCCCTTTGTCCCCAAATGCATTGTGACCCTTTTACTTGCCTGCTTTTGGAGATCCAGACTTCAGCTTTGTAACACATTCCAGCTTCCGTCCTTTGAACcgctgctggcactgcagcGTGTTTTCCTGGTGCAGAGCAGTCCCCACCCTGATCGTCTGTGCCACGAAGGCACTTCTAGCATTAATCCCCATTCCTCCCAGACCCCAACACCttctattgtttttaaaacccTGCCACACACAAGGGTTTACTGAGCTGTCTTCAGAGATGCCCAGCTTACCTTCCACTACAAGGTCAAACATGCTTTCTTCCATGTGTTGAGCTCTACCTGCTAGGCTGCATCATCCTGACACTACCCGAGCACGGAAGCACCTGTAAAACCATGTCTCTGGACAGCGCCCCAACCCCAATTCCAGCTTGCTGATGCAGATAAGCCATGGCCTTGATGCACCAGAGCCCCTGCTTTGGCAGAGCAGCTGTCTGTCTCCAGCAGAGACTGCTTTAAGACAGCCAGAAGCCATGGTGCTGCACAGACATCCTCTATGGCTAAGACCACGACTATTTATTTCCCTGCAGAACTTTCCAGAGCTATGTTCTTACCATCTCATGTCACAGTCCGGCTTTATACGCGagcagaaaaatagattttgcaaTTGCCAGCTGCAGTGGCCAAATTCATCCCATATGTCCTGTAGCAAAGGGAgatggctgctgctctgcagacatGCTCGTGCTCTCCATCAAACGCAGCAGCCACAGGAAGGCACAAACGCATCGTGTTGCTGACCTAGGCTTAGGAAATGGGGGCATtaaggggagggaagaaagaaagaaataggaagtTATCGTAGATCTAAGTGCAAATTTCTCCCTGGATCCCAGCTGTGCCTCCAGTTCATTTGTCAATGCCCACTGGAAGGTGGAGGTCCCAGATCCACCTCTTACTTGATTCGGTGTCTCTTCTGAGTCTGAGCCTGCTCCCTTTCCCTCACTTTGTCTTGAAGGTCGGCCCAGGCATAGGGCAACCTCAGCTTTTGTTAGCCTTCACGCTTCTGCGAGCAAGGGCATCGTTAAGGCTCCCTGCTCAGCCAAACCAAGCACCGCCTGTGTCCCCGATGCAGGGGAGCACTGCGTCAGCAGCTTGCCTGGCACGTGAAACACAGTTCTGCCATGCTACAGCTGCTGTAAAGCTTTGAACTGATTAtggaagaacataaaaataatccGCCCTACACCAATGTGAGCAATATAGGTAAATGTGTAGGGCAGCATCAATGCCAAAATGCTTTAAGGTCACATCCTAGCCTCTACACAGCTACCCTCTTTAGCCCACACGATCCTTGGAAGGACAAACCTCCTTTAGCCAAAAGATCTAAGGTCCATTCCTTGTGGATCAGTGGACACAtggaaagcagcatggccagatGCTGTGACTCTTGTACCAACCTACTGCCTTTGGCTCGATGCTCAGAGAGAAGGATAATCTTATTGAACAATCCAGCATTTATGGGATAAATACTACACATCTGTTCTACTCTCTGTAAATCCACAGAAAAGCCAATGTCTGACTCAAGCAAAGCTGTTATCAGTGTGAAGGAAGCAAATCCTTCGTCCAGAAGCTCTCCTGGGCAAGCGAAGACATTGCTTCTCTTTGCTCGCCACAGCTCAGGGAAGATGAATGCTCCTCACCACACCTTCCTGAGCCAGGCACTGTGAGTCACTTAGATTTATGCCTCAAGTCTCCCACAACCAGCACCAAAGAGAAGTGATAGTGACTGAGACAGGAGGAACACGACCAGAAACCACACTGAAAGCATCACATGagtttgcagagaaaataaaggtaatGTTCCTTGTCCCACCTCTGGGCCCAATCATGCTAAACGGGGCTGAGGGGTTTTCCATGGGCACACTTGGTAACATGTCCTGAAGCAACCTTTCTGCTAGAAACTAcccagggaggagggggaaaggagaggtgGAACATCAAGGGTGTATGAGTCAAGAACAAGGGCTGCTCTACAACTTCTTTAAGAGAAAAGGGAGACGGGGTCAAAGCGTCTCCTGTGTCAACTGCTCCAGGTACATGCATCTTCTGCTTCCAAGAAAATTCACCAGCCTGTGAGAGACAGAGGTAGATGTTCCCTAAGAAATACAATTTGCATAGCAGAGCGTTGCTGGATCAGTCCTATCGATATCTGAGAGATGCTTGGAGAAACCCTGATGAGCAGTGAAGGTCTGATCCCAACTACTGGCAtttgttcccagctctgctcttcgTATTTAAGGATCTAAAGTCAAACCTCACCGCAGGAAGCTTTAAGCTTTTCTTTACTCTTCAATTTCAACAGCTGGTCTCACACAAGGGATGAGTCTGTGGCAGAGGTACGTGAATCTAATCCACCAGAGAGCAccccaggtgctgcagctcGGACACTGTCAAGGCTTTCAGTACGAGcatttccttcagcagctgcGAGTGCACGAGTGGAGAGCATTCACTCCCCCAGCCCACCCAACAGATACACACTGTTGATGTTccttcaacaaaggaaaaatacccttttcagaaaaatcccTTTATCTCAGCAAGGCCTACTCTGACTCTGTCACAGCTTTTTCAAAGTTGATCTTGCTGtgaccagaaagcagtgtttctAAAGACCCTTTCTTCATCGGCCAGATGACAACAATAAGACCCCTTATTCATTGGCACCGTATGATTTTCTCCCAGATAAGTCAAGACAGacaagtttctttaaaaatttgaaGAGAAATCTGTTAACCACAGCCATCTTTTTTCACCAGCTGTTCCTCCAGCTTCTCAAATGTTCATAATTGAGATTTTTCCTTGGCTCCTGCTTGAAACAAAACTTGCAAGACTTCACTGCTCAGATAAGGTTATTCCCCTACCATTTATAGGAAAACACAACCAGGGCTTTCCCAGCTGCCCCAGACCAATGTGGCCACTTTTGCTGTCATCCATGCTCATCCCAGCAATGCTCCTCAGCATGAGTACTTGTCTCGGATGAGAAGATTGatctgcaggagcagaagaggTTTCTCACCAAGGTTTTCAGAAAGGTACAGGAATACTCCCCACTCCTCTGCACCCTAAAAAGCAGTGTGTGTGAGGACTGATGGAAGCAGGTACTGCGATGTCTGCTAATGCAATTATGATTAAGGAGGAAAGTGAGTAAGCACGCGATATAAAGGGGGATTTCCTGGAGGTCAGAGGACTAAGAGTCTCCTTCCTCATCTCAACGTGGAAGGTGTTTTGTGAAACTGctcaaaagaaaaagtctttgctgctggaggctctgccacctccccagcTTTGTGACTGCCACATAGAGAGATCCCTGACTGGTAGGAAAAAAGTTCCGATGAGACAGGAGCCGAAGGGGAATCCTTCAGAAAGccagctgcaagcagcagatACAAGGTAAGAGGTTTCccttactgtttttaattgtcTTCAGTCATCTTTCATCAACAGAAGTGTGCTTGGCCTGTCCTGCTCCACACAGCTCACTGTGCCACTTGTAAGGTAAAAACCTGTGCCTTCCTGAGACAGCTGGTGCTCTGGGAGAAGGTCTCTGACCTTctcaatataataataaaaaactagtTTTACCCCAAAAAGGAGCCTGCTGCGCACCACAAaaccccagcagctgccaggaaaACAAGAGAGCATTCCCCATTCCGTACAAATCCTGGTAATCCTTCTGCATAGCTGTTTTTAAGGGAGAGAAGAACAAAGCTGGGTTATTCAATGAAGTTGGCACGTGTTGAAGCAAAGGGGCCTGACTTGTCTCTCTAACAAGTGCCTGCACATCACAGGAATGAGACCCAGGCTCGAGGCTTTCAGCCACTTCTGCTATCGGATTGAGGCAAGTAGGAAGTTGCTTCTGCAAACATCAGCCCAACCTGACCAAACACCAGCAACGAATCCAACAGTCCATGGCTTGCAGAACAGATCATAATACCTTGTAAGGTGCCTGTACGTGCTTGGTTTGGAGCCCGTGCATCTGCCACAAAGGGAAGACAGAGAAGCCGAGCAGCCATTGCTGATTCGGGACAAGCAAGGGTTGGCCATCACATTTGCAACAGTTTAAAGAACGTAGATGGTTTTTATGGGTCTTACAAATTAAAGTTCAAAATAGAAgtcctgctctccagcaggacTTTGCAGAGATGCCTTCCCTTGATAGCTGGGGCTGCTGTTTGAGGGGTGCAGGCAGAAGGTCCAACACTCcaggggggagaaaaaatgcaGCGAGCACTCGAGGAGAACCTTGACGCTTGCAGGTTTTCTGCTGCCACGCTCCCAGGAGAGCGGGCCCGGTGCcgaggggtggcagcaggggggTGGCAGTGACGGGCCGGGCAGCTGCAGTCCGGCGGTGGCTGCAACGAGGAGGGCAGCACTCAGCCTGCCGCCGCCATGTGGGGCTTCCAGGGGGGCTCCCGGCTGCTGGCCACCATGCTGCGGGCACCAAGGGTCCCCCGGGCGGGGGTCACCTCCAAACCGCCTGAACACCCgatttctgctgctgtgagtAGTTTACGggggggtaaaaaaaataaacggGGGGGGGAGGTagctggggacagcctgggcATTGGCATACAGACCCAAATTTTTGCTGGGAGTTAAAGCAAGGTGGGGGGAAAGGTAGGAAGAAAggtgcacatgcacacacctcCTACCCCCTACCCCCCTGGCTCTTGCTTCCCTTTTATTTGGTCCATTCAACACCCTGCCCCCCTTTTAAGTCCTGTACAGCCCAGAGTGCCCTCCATGGGGCTGCTCGAAGGCCCCGGGCACCCCACCAATGCAGGGGTAGCCCCattcccccccgcccccccattTTTACTGCCATTTCCAGAGGGGCACTCACCCCCAAAGCAGGTGTCCTCCTGGGCAGGGAAGGTCTGCTGCCCCCACAGAGCTGAGCTGGTCCTTCCACCATTCCTTCCTTTGGCACTGGGGACGATTGCCCaccaaaacagcagctgcttcagctgcacAGACCCTCCTGGGCTGGGTGAAAGGAGTTCCAAAAAAAATGGGCTTTACGCCAAAAACCCTGGGTGGGTTTCACCGCCAGCCTTTGCTTGTGGAGTTTACCCCAAGCTGCATTTCCGAGGTCTGCAATGAAGTGTTTAACAGGCCTGAAGACTCTTCTTCAAgccaaataagaaataaaagtgacagCACAACGGGTTAAGTGCTGTGCTTGTGTGCCAAAAATGGCAGAGGCTGCTGCGCGTTGCTCTTCCCACCTCAAAGTCATTTGAAAGTCAGGCACAGCTGCTTCTGGAAACTCTGTGGGCCCAAGCCTGAGTCTCGCTGCTGACTGAAGGACAGTCACGCTTCCCAGCGAGTATCGTGACCGAGAAATACAGAGCAATAGAAGCAGACCTAGAGAGCAGCCAGCTTGGTCTGCTGTTGGTAGAAACTGCTGTGCTTACCCAAATCTCCTTTCCACAGCCCCAAAAGGTGTTCACCTGACAGCCTGGaaagggcagggagggcagatgAGCACACTCCGTTGCATTAGACGCAGCAGCATGCAATTGCCCTGCGGACCCCACGGGcattgcagctgctgtgcagccatCCCACTGATCCCTCTGGTCCTTCTCCCACCCGCAGGAGCAAGCCATCGCGCTAGCTGTGATGTTTACATGCTTCCTGGCACCAACAGCCTGGGTCTTGGCACACGTGGAGCACTACAAGAGCAGAGGAGATTAAGAAGTGGCCAGAACGACCTACACCCCCGGGAGCAGAAGTGTAAGCGAAGATCAGATCACTGAACAGATGTTCACCTGGGAAAGAACACCGagtttcttcattaaaattcacGTTTGCATTAAACACTGGGGTCTGTTGGCTGTGCTTGGTCCGCGTGCTTGTTGGTAGGGGAATGAACCAGCAATCCTGTGCTGCTGGACAGCGTGCTGTCCTGGAGGCAGTATTCCTTTATAAGTTTGCAGCAGGCCCCAGGGATGCATGGTTTCCCACTTGAGCTTTTACTTAGTAGAGTTGCAGTGCAGCATAAGGCAGATGCCGAGGAACTACTCGGcatgagcaaagaaaaaaaattaagttgaACTCCTGACAAGAAAATGCTCAAAGGCCTTAAACGTCACTGTAAAATACTACTTTGAAAGTGGTCTGCTGGCTGCTACACATCTGACTTCTTTTGATCCTGTgtaaagacacacacacacccaaaCCACCACCGAAACACACACCAAACTTCCTAAGCCCTAGGAAAGCTGACAGCCAGCACTTACTCCCACTCAGAAAGATCTAGAGAGCAAACCGTATTTCCAGACATCCTGAAAAAACCTCCTGAAACTGTCACAATTCACTTGGACTACAGATCTTTACACTCACTTCAGAAGCCGCTCAAACATTTCTGTACAAACACTCCCCTCAGTACAAGAGGGTTGTCAAAATACTCTCAGGGAAAAGACTCACGTACTGCCTCAACAGCACTGCCTCAGCTTTTTGATATGCATCTGAAGTGATGGCAGCCCGATGAGCTTGCTGCACTGTTGGCACTGCCTCTACGCCCAACATGTAGTGACGTGAGGCTGCtaaggaaatgctgtttttgaGTCCTCTTCCTGTCTTTATCTATGAGGTAAAGGGGAGATTTTCCTGACAAGAATGCTCATTCCCCCAGCATTCTCTTCTGAAGCCAGTAAGAGCAAGATCAGCAGTGATCTTCGGAAGATGCAACAAGGCATGAGCTAGGGAAGTCAAACTGCATGAGCTAGGGGGAGAAAACATCACAACATCACATCACAACAGCTCAGCTAACGGCAGAgcaaaaaacattaaagctgATGGAGTGGGCAGGGAAGACGTGGGTATTCAGAACTAAACCAATAAATTTAGACAAGAACTAATAAGAGGCAGAAGGGTTGAGAGTGACCAGGTGTAGGGTTTGACTGTCttacttttgctgttttaaaaaggcTTAATTCTTCCTTGTCCAAGACATTTGCTATGCTACACGTAGCAGTGTAGCATCAGCcatgtgctttctttttcctgttgctgGCCTTAAAACCTGAAAGTCaagacagcaaacaaaaaaa
This genomic stretch from Oxyura jamaicensis isolate SHBP4307 breed ruddy duck chromosome 5 unlocalized genomic scaffold, BPBGC_Ojam_1.0 oxy5_random_OJ106708, whole genome shotgun sequence harbors:
- the LOC118157448 gene encoding protein-glucosylgalactosylhydroxylysine glucosidase-like isoform X7 — translated: MDMALFALAFGQQPALTLMSYTRKCSWKKGTFSHVLQSTDYTATHQIYAHHSLVHLMAFSITIRRSAHTGQPITVQLQTPFVPKSQDLDLYQGEDFQGAHYVYGKTLVPEVEGGPRPTIHMLWTPVPQALTLRGEEQERSWEFLTAVAESEEEVKRSYSEGLALIASGSLHSSHTRAWDTLWRGCCIDLDGPLLLRQALYGCLYYLLSAIPPRDSPGFLFHGISPGGLSNGTRGEDYWGHVFWDQDTWVFPNILLFYPEAARAILEYRIRMLEGALRNAEEQGYKQGAKFPWECAATGQEVCPEDIYGAQEIHITGDVLMAFEQYYYTTQDQKLFRENGGWKLVGAVAQYWCSRMVWSEEEQCYHIRGVMPPDEYHYQVDNSAYTNALAQRSLRFAADIAQDLSIPVPEEWVECANKVKVPFDMEKKYHPEYDGYSPGEPVKQADVVLLGFPLMHSMSPEVRRNDLEMYEPVTELNGPAMTWSMFAVGWLELKEMQRAQSQLNKCFSNIMEPFKIWVENSDGSGAVNFLTGMGGFLQAALFGYTGFRPRWISPWITKTSLLFNPSCPDDVRKLKVTGISYLGNKLKFTITTEEIRIKVTESPLDPPALPLEAVLEESGQRFPLGEGQSISFPTAAGWIQRLPTKVH
- the LOC118157448 gene encoding protein-glucosylgalactosylhydroxylysine glucosidase-like isoform X8, translated to MSYTRKCSWKKGTFSHVLQSTDYTATHQIYAHHSLVHLMAFSITIRRSAHTGQPITVQLQTPFVPKSQDLDLYQGEDFQGAHYVYGKTLVPEVEGGPRPTIHMLWTPVPQALTLRGEEQERSWEFLTAVAESEEEVKRSYSEGLALIASGSLHSSHTRAWDTLWRGCCIDLDGPLLLRQALYGCLYYLLSAIPPRDSPGFLFHGISPGGLSNGTRGEDYWGHVFWDQDTWVFPNILLFYPEAARAILEYRIRMLEGALRNAEEQGYKQGAKFPWECAATGQEVCPEDIYGAQEIHITGDVLMAFEQYYYTTQDQKLFRENGGWKLVGAVAQYWCSRMVWSEEEQCYHIRGVMPPDEYHYQVDNSAYTNALAQRSLRFAADIAQDLSIPVPEEWVECANKVKVPFDMEKKYHPEYDGYSPGEPVKQADVVLLGFPLMHSMSPEVRRNDLEMYEPVTELNGPAMTWSMFAVGWLELKEMQRAQSQLNKCFSNIMEPFKIWVENSDGSGAVNFLTGMGGFLQAALFGYTGFRPRWISPWITKTSLLFNPSCPDDVRKLKVTGISYLGNKLKFTITTEEIRIKVTESPLDPPALPLEAVLEESGQRFPLGEGQSISFPTAAGWIQRLPTKVH
- the LOC118157448 gene encoding protein-glucosylgalactosylhydroxylysine glucosidase-like isoform X6 — translated: MTDGKEDPAVFTTTCLPSDQRLLATVTNAYLGTRVYRDILHVNGVYNGAVGDTHRADVPSPLSVRMTVPGADSLAETFTLNTRTGTFSHVLQSTDYTATHQIYAHHSLVHLMAFSITIRRSAHTGQPITVQLQTPFVPKSQDLDLYQGEDFQGAHYVYGKTLVPEVEGGPRPTIHMLWTPVPQALTLRGEEQERSWEFLTAVAESEEEVKRSYSEGLALIASGSLHSSHTRAWDTLWRGCCIDLDGPLLLRQALYGCLYYLLSAIPPRDSPGFLFHGISPGGLSNGTRGEDYWGHVFWDQDTWVFPNILLFYPEAARAILEYRIRMLEGALRNAEEQGYKQGAKFPWECAATGQEVCPEDIYGAQEIHITGDVLMAFEQYYYTTQDQKLFRENGGWKLVGAVAQYWCSRMVWSEEEQCYHIRGVMPPDEYHYQVDNSAYTNALAQRSLRFAADIAQDLSIPVPEEWVECANKVKVPFDMEKKYHPEYDGYSPGEPVKQADVVLLGFPLMHSMSPEVRRNDLEMYEPVTELNGPAMTWSMFAVGWLELKEMQRAQSQLNKCFSNIMEPFKIWVENSDGSGAVNFLTGMGGFLQAALFGYTGFRPRWISPWITKTSLLFNPSCPDDVRKLKVTGISYLGNKLKFTITTEEIRIKVTESPLDPPALPLEAVLEESGQRFPLGEGQSISFPTAAGWIQRLPTKVH